The Symphalangus syndactylus isolate Jambi chromosome 1, NHGRI_mSymSyn1-v2.1_pri, whole genome shotgun sequence DNA segment TGTCCAGGGTGCAATTAACCGAATCAACCTGTGGGGCACAGCAGTCCACCTGGCGTGGACCGTCCCGACTGGCTGCCTTGGGCCGACGGAATGAATTCGTATTGGGGCGGGGCAGCCCAGGGGCCAAGGGTGGCAGGGCTGGAGCCCCGGGCGGGCCTGGGGCTGGCTATATAAGGCCGGGCTCTGGCAGGGGAGCTTCCTTCGGCGTTGGACGGACGGCGCACCGCGGAGGTCAGTGCGGGCTGCGGCTCCACATCCCCAGGAAGAGAAGCGGGCCTGCTCGGCTGTCTGCAAGGACCGGCGTTCCAGACCGAGTGGCCCGCTGCTCCGAGGACCCAGCTCGCTCCAGGTTGTGGGGACTCCCCGCCCCGAGGCCTGCGGTCCGCGAGGACCAGCGCCCCGGAACCAGTGGCCCACTGCTCCGAGGACCGAGCTTGCTCCAGGCTGCGACTCCACATCCCGAGGTCGCTGCCTGGCGACCGGGCAGCGAGGACCGGCCACCCCAGACTTCGTGGGTCCCGCCGCCCCGAGGACAGAGCCGCGACCGCCAGGGCAGCGACGCCTGCACAGCTCTGGCGAGATGGCGGCAGGGTCCACTACGCTGCGCGCGGTGGAGAAGCTGCAGGTGCGTCTGGCCACTAAGACGGACCCGAGAAAGCtagagaaatatttgcagaaactcTCCGCCTTGCCCATGACGGCAGACATCCTGGCGGAGACTGGAATCAGAAAGGCGGTGAAGCGCCTGCGGAAGCACCAGCAGGTGGGCGACTTTGCCAGAGACTTAGCGGCCCGGTGGAAGAAGCTGGTGCTTGTGGACCGAAACACCGGGCCTGACCCACAGGACCCTGAGGAGAGCGCTTCCCGACAGTGCTTCGGGGAGGCTCTTCAGGACCAGGAAAAGGCCTGGGGCTTCCCAGAAAACGCGACGGCCCCCGGGAGCCCATCTCACAGCCCTGAACACAGACGGACAGCGCGCAGAACACCTCCGGGGCAACAGAGACCTCACCCGAGGTCTCCCAGTCGCGAGCCCAGAGCCGAGAGAAAGCGCCCCAGAATGGCCCCAGCTGATTCCGGCCCCCAACGGGCCCCTCCAACGCGCACCGCTCCCCTCCCCATGCCCGAGGGCCCTGAGCCCGCCCTGCCCGGGAAGGAACCCGGAAGAGGCCACGCTCACGCCGCTCAGGGCGGGCCTCTGCTGGGTCAGGGCTGCCAGGGCCAACTCCAGGGGGAAGCCGTGGTGAGCCACAGCGAGGGGCACGAATCGTCCCGCTGGGCTTCGGCTCAGAAATCGCCTCCTGTGCAGGAAAGCCAGTCAGAGAGGCTGCAGGCGGCCGGCGCTGATTCCGCCGGGCCGAAAACGGTGCCCAGCCCTGTCTTCTCAGAGCTCTGGGACCCCTCAGCGGACTGGATGCAGGCCAACTACGATCTGCTGTCCGCTTTTGAGGCCATGACCTCCCAGGCACAGCCAGAAGCACTCTCCGCGCCAACGTTCCAGGAGGAAGCTGCTTTCCCTGGACGCAGAGTGAATGCTAAGAGGCAGGTGTACTCGGGCTCCAGGCCTGCCTGCCAGCTGCAGGTGCTGACGCTGCGCCAGCAGTGCCTCCGGGTGCTTAGAAACAATCCGGACGCCCTCGGCGACGTGGGAGGGGTCCCCTACTCGGTTCTTGAACCCGTTCTGGAAGCGTGGACGCCTGATCAGCTGTATCgcagagagaaagacaatcacGCACTGGCTCGAGAGACAGATGAATTATGGAGGATTCATTGTCTCCACGACTTCaaggaagaaaagccacaggagcaCGAGTCTTGGCGGGAGCTGTACCTGCGGCTTCGGGACGCCCGAGAGCAGCGGCTGCGAGTAGTGACCACGAAAATCCGATCAGCACGTGAAAACGAACCCAGCCGCCGTCAGACAAAGATGATCTGTTTCAACTCTGCGGCCAAGACGCCTCAGGATGCTTCCAGCAGGCAAGGGAAGTCAGCAGGAGCAGCTGACCCGGGAAATGGAGGGATCAAGCCAGCCCCCAAGCCCgcaggaagcagccaggctcCCTCCAGCCAGGGCGCCGGGGGGCTCGGGgacggcggcgggggcggcatcattagcggcagcagcagcagcagcagcggcagcagcagcggcagcagcagcagcagcagcagcagcagcagcagcagcagcagcagcagcagcagcagcagcagcgtccTTCACCGGCTCCCTGAGGAGCGGGCCAACCCCTGCCAGAGCAGCAGCAATGAGCACGGGGCGCCCGCGGCCAAAACCCGGAAACAGGCTGCCAAGAAAGTGGCCCCGCTGATGGCCAAGGCAGTTCGAGACTACAAGAGAAGATTCTCCCGACGATAAACTCAGGACTTGCCTTACAGATAAAATCAGGGGGGAGGAGGACCAATGCAAAGTCAATGCGGGTTGGGGAACGAAACTTCCAATGGGCACCAGAACCCTTGGCTTGGTGCAAAGTTGAGCCTCTGAATTCTGCAGGGGTCAAGTGCTGGCCCTGTGACTTTCGcctcccacacccagccactgcctccctccttggAGGACACCTCAGAATTCACAAGATATTCTGAAGGCATTCGAATCAATTCTACTTTGGCGGTTcactgattgttttttaaaaaacgccCTAGTTGCAATCATAAATCAGGTACAAGATGTGACATTCTCTTTCGTCTTCCTTTCGTGTGAAATCATCGAGTGCATAAGGACTTCTTAGACACAAACTCTCAATCCGTTAGTTGACACTGATAACTGCGACTACGCAGAAGGTTTTGTGGCTGCTGTTGGTTTCTTTTAGataaaaggccgggcatgatCCTGTAATCGCGAGCCGTcctcctctgggaggccgaggaaagcagctcgcttgagcccaggaggtggagaccaggctGCGCcaaacggagaaaccccgtctccacaaaagataccaaaattagcccggcgtggtggcacggcCCCCGTGGTCCCAGCTGAGGGGCAGCAGCGCCTGAGCTGGGCAAGGGGAGGGTGCACTGACCCTTCCTcattccactgcaccccagcctgggtgacgcaaCCAGAGCACATCTCAATGCAAACTGCTGTTTAGTTGAAGAGAGCAACTCTCGGATTTCATACATAAACGCTAACAACTGGTACGTTCCTTAAGTCAAAATACTTTTACTAAGCACCGCATAGAATCATTCCCAATCTTTTCAACCAGAACCCCCGTGAAAGAACGGCGACACCTTAATCAGCTTATTTAGATTCTCGATCAGGAAGTCTAAACCTGCCAATCAGAGTTTCTAATTACCATGAGATGACCGGCTTAACTACCTTGAGTTCACCTCCTACCAGCTCCTGCAAGCTTTGCTGAACGTGTGCATTCTAACTCAGGGCACTTGTTGGCTTCACGAGGGCAGGTAATCACAGGACCGTGTGCCAGATacgacacacgcacatacacactaacaaagacacacacacacacaaacacgcaaacgcacacgcatacacacacgcacacacacaaacaccattaACTAAAGGTCGTTCTTAGGCGTTACCGACAGTGAGGGgtagagagagaaatacaaagacataAGCCACAAGGCAAAAGCGAGCAAGGGCAGCAGAAGAGATCAAAGTACTGAACCCTGGGCTGTCAGCAGAATGGGTGCTGGGAAGCTTATGGAAGCAGGCACCAGGCTGGATGCCGGTGCACGTCAAAAGAGTCCCTCAAGCCTGAAGAACACGTAAGGAGTCAGAAGAGGGTGCCACAGAGTTACCACCCTGAAGGAAGTCAGAAAAGCATTCGTTCCGGGGAAGGGGACATAATCCCATCAGCGACCGTGTAAAAACTCAGACAtgtccgggcacggtgactcacgcctgtattcccatggctttgggaggtcgaggccggcagaccacctgaggtcaggtgttgcaGAACAGCCCGACCAATATGAGGCAATCCCCTCTCTTCTACAAAGACGAAACTCGGTTGGACTTGCTGGCCAGCGCCTGTAAAAGcggctactcagggggctgagataggagaaccgctcgaacccgggaggcggaggttgcagtgagcccagatcccaccgttgcactccagcctggacgacaaaagccaaactccgtctcaaaatttaaaaacaaaacctcagaaaaGCTTCCCCAGCAAGGGCCAGAGTCAGCGCCCCTCTCTATTTCTTGACAGCAATTCAGGAGAGAATGTCAGGCGGCCTGCAAAACTCACAAGAGAGCAGAATATCCTCCCCAAGGCAGAGGAGCCACACCCTGTTTCTAGAGGTGGAGTAGCCACCCATCACCCCgcagcccctccccactcccagccagaaAGCCCAGTCCCTGGGAAGCAAATCCACCGGCAACAACCTTTCTTCGTGGAAAACGCTTCCCCtgccaaaatggaaaacaaacatgatACGAAGTCCCCTCACACAACGTCAATCCCAGATAAAGGGCTGTTGTCCTCTGTTGGTTCTTCTGCCTAGGATTTTGCCTGGCGGTGCTGTTATTTCCGCTTTTGCTGCCAGGAAGATTCCCTCTGTGTCTTttggaatccacagatgtggaacctggGAACACGGAGGGCCAACGGTAGAACTCAGTGGGGTGTGTCCAGGGTGCAATTAACCGAATCAACCTGTGGGGCACAGCAGTCCACCTGGCGTGGACCGTCCCGACTGGCTGCCTTGGGCCGACGGAATGAATTCGTATTGGGGCGGGGCAGCCCAGGGGCCAAGGGTGGCAGGGCTGGAGCCCCGGGCGGGCCTGGGGCTGGCTATATAAGGCCGGGCTCTGGCAGGGGAGCTTCCTTCGGCGTTGGACGGACGGCGCACCGCGGAGGTCAGTGCGGGCTGCGGCTCCACATCCCCAGGAAGAGAAGCGGGCCTGCTCGGCTGTCTGCAAGGACCGGCGTTCCAGACCGAGTGGCCCGCTGCTCCGAGGACCCAGCTCGCTCCAGGTTGTGGGGACTCCCCGCCCCGAGGCCTGCGGTCCGCGAGGACCAGCGCCCCGGAACCAGTGGCCCACTGCTCCGAGGACCGAGCTTGCTCCAGGCTGCGACTCCACATCCCGAGGTCGCTGCCTGGCGACCGGGCAGCGAGGACCGGCCACCCCAGACTTCGTGGGTCCCGCCGCCCCGAGGACAGAGCCGCGACCGCCAGGGCAGCGACGCCTGCACAGCTCTGGCGAGATGGCGGCAGGGTCCACTACGCTGCGCGCGGTGGAGAAGCTGCAGGTGCGTCTGGCCACTAAGACGGACCCGAGAAAGCtagagaaatatttgcagaaactcTCCGCCTTGCCCATGACGGCAGACATCCTGGCGGAGACTGGAATCAGAAAGGCGGTGAAGCGCCTGCGGAAGCACCAGCAGGTGGGCGACTTTGCCAGAGACTTAGCGGCCCGGTGGAAGAAGCTGGTGCTTGTGGACCGAAACACCGGGCCTGACCCACAGGACCCTGAGGAGAGCGCTTCCCGACAGCGCTTCGGGGAGGCTCTTCAGGACCAGGAAAAGGCCTGGGGCTTCCCAGAAAACGCGACGGCCCCCGGGAGCCCATCTCACAGCCCTGAGCACAGACGGACAGCGCGCAGAACACCTCCGGGGCAACAGAGACCTCACCCGAGGTCTCCCAGTCGCGAGCCCAGAGCCGAGAGAAAGCGCCCCAGAATGGCCCCAGCTGATTCCGGCCCCCAACGGGCCCCTCCAACGCGCACCGCTCCCCTCCCCATGCCCGAGGGCCCTGAGCCCGCCCTGCCCGGGAAGGAACCCGGAAGAGGCCACGCTCACGCCGCTCAGGGCGGGCCTCTGCTGGGTCAGGGCTGCCAGGGCCAACTCCAGGGGGAAGCCGTGGTGAGCCACAGCGAGGGGCACGAATCGTCCCACTGGGCTTCGGCTCAGAAATCGCCTCCTGTGCAGGAAAGCCAGTCAGAGAGGCTGCAGGCGGCCGGCGCTGATTCCGCCGGGCCGAAAACGGTGCCCAGCCCTGTCTTCTCAGAGCTCTGGGACCCCTCAGCGGACTGGATGCAGGCCAACTACGATCTGCTGTCCGCTTTTGAGGCCATGACCTCCCAGGCACAGCCAGAAGCACTCTCCGCGCCAACGTTCCAGGAGGAAGCTGCTTTCCCTGGACGCAGAGTGAATGCTAAGAGGCAGGTGTACTCGGGCTCCAGGCCTGCCTGCCAGCTGCAGGTGCTGACGCTGCGCCAGCAGTGCCTCCGGGTGCTTAGAAACAATCCGGACGCCCTCGGCGACGTGGGAGGGGTCCCCTACTCGGTTCTTGAACCCGTTCTGGAAGCGTGGACGCCTGATCAGCTGTATCgcagagagaaagacaatcacGCACTGGCTCGAGAGACAGATGAATTATGGAGGATTCATTGTCTCCACGACTTCGAGGaagaaaagccacaggagcaCGAGTCTTGGCGGGAGCTGTACCTGCGGCTTCGGGACGCCCGAGAGCAGCGGCTGCGAGTAGTGACCACGAAAATCCGATCAGCACGTGAAAACGAACCCAGCCGCCGTCAGACAAAGATGATCTGTTTCAACTCTGCGGCCAAGACGCCTCAGGATGCTTCCAGCAGGCAAGGGAAGTCAGCAGGAGCAGCTGACCCGGGAAATGGAGGGATCAAGCCAGCCCCCAAGCCCgcaggaagcagccaggctcCCTCCAGCCAGGACGCCGGGGGGCTCGGGGACGGCGGCGGGGCGGCATCattagcggcagcagcagcagcagcagcgtccTTCACCGGCTCCCTGAGGAGCGGGCCAACCCCTGCCAGAGCAGCAGCAATGAGCATGCAGCGCCCGCGGCCAAAACCCGGAAACAGGCTGCCAAGAAAGTGGCCCCGCTGATGGCCAAGGCAGTTCGAGACTACAAGAGAAGATTCTCCCGACTATAAACTCAGGACTTGCCTTACAGATAAAATCAGGGGGGAGGAGGACCAATGCAAAGTCAATGCGGGTTGGGGAACGAAACTTCCAATGGGCACCAGAAGCCTTGGCTTGGTGCAAAGTTGAGCCTCTGAATTCTGCAGGGGTCAAGTGCTGGCCCTGTGACTTTCGCCTTCCACACCCAGCCACTGCCTCCCTGCTTGGAGGACACCTCAGAATTCACAAGATATTCTGAAGGCATTCGAATCAATTCTACTTTGGtggttcactgatttttttttgaaaaacgcCCTAGTTGCAATCATAAATCAGGTACAAGATGTGACATTCCCTTTCGTCTTCCTTTCTTGTGAAATCATTGAGTGCATAAGGATTTCTTAGACACAAACTCCCAATCCATTAGTTGACGCTGATAACTGCGACTACGCAGAAtgttttgttgctgctgttgatttcttttagataaaaggccaggcatggtctTGTAATCGCGAGCTGTcctcctctgggaggccgaggaaagcagctcgcttgagcccaggaggtgtagACCAGGCTGCGCcaaacggagaaaccccatctccacaaaagataccaaaattagctCTGCGTGGTGGCACAGCCCCTGTTGTCCCAGCTTCTTAAGGGGTGGATCCATAATCCTATTTGCTCAGTTGGCTGAATACCTTGCCAGGAAGCTATGTATTTCCTCATGTTATATTTTTGGAAGTAGTAACATAGGAGACCAGTAGACTTAGGAAGCAAAAAATTTAATGCCTGGAGATAACTGTAGCACTTTCCCCAAACCGACTCCTGGAAGTTCAAGTGCCTAGCTCTTAAAAACTTCTATTCTTAGGAGAGAAAGCCCCATCTATATGCTCAATCATATCACAGGGTTGCACACTCTCCTAGAAATAATCACTGACAAAACTGGTGGTGTTTTGACTCTTTTTGCCTAGCAGAAAGGCCAAATAAAAATGCCATGTATCAAAATAGACTGGCCTTGGACTCTTTCCTCTGACCTGATTAACGGGTCTGTGAAAGATTCAACTTAACCAATTGTTGTCTGCAAATAGATTTTCAAAAATAGGTGGTCAAAAATATGGTCAGTGACGTTACAAAGTTGGCAGATGTGCCTATACACGTTTGGCAGAGCTTTAATCCTGtgtctttatttgaaaaatcaCTTCCAGCTGTGGGAGAATTTAATACCCTCATTGCACGTTTATTGCTAGTAATAAGAACTTGCTTGCTGCTCCCCTGTGTATTACCCTTGCTCCCACAAATGATAAAAGATTTTGTTGCTACCTTGGTTCATCAGAAAACTTCAACACAAGTGTATTACATGAATCACTGTCACTATGTCATGTAGAGAGACTTAAAAAGTGACGATGAAAGTGAGAACTCCCCCTAATAAGTGAGATTCTCTATGGGGGAAAATGAGGTGGGATACCACCGCTTCTCCTGctgcccacccccactcccaccacccccaccaccttgCCTAGTTTATAAGACGTGTGGtaagggagaaagcaaaaagttaaaaggaaacaaaagtaagataaatagccAGATGGCCTGGAGCCACCACCTGGTCCTcgtagttaaagaaaaaaatttaaaaatctacccCTGACCTAAACTACTtttgttatctgtaaattccTGACATTGTATGAGGAAGCATTGCAAAACTTTCTGTTGTGTTAACTAATGCATGTAGCCCCTAGTTATGTCCCCCATATTTGCTCGATCTATCATGACCCTTTCACGTGGTCCCCTTAGTGTTGCAAGCCCTTAGAAGGgccaataatttcttttttagggAGCTCAGTTCTTAAGACGCAAGTCTACTGATGCTCCCGGCCAAATAAAGCCACTTCCTTCTTTAAcccggtgtctgaggggttttgtccaCATCTCGTCCCTCTACACTTTAGTTACTTGCAGATCAGTTTCTTCATATCAGACCTTGTTGTTAAGCTTTGTTAGGTAAGGGATATCTAAAGTAGCCTTTATTCTAGGCTGTGCCTGGCTTTGCTTACTCTTATGCATAGCCTTTCTTGGAGCTCTACTAAATGCTCTTCTGTCCCACAAAATTTCTCCACTTAAGTTGGTCACAATTCAAATGTCTCTAAATGTTATGAAAGCAGCTTTATATGTTTTTCCTCTATGTATGTGCAGCCCAGTATTCAGCCAAAAATCAATAATTGTGGAGCTCTTTTTTTGCATAGCTCCTCCTCTCAAACTATTCCCTCCCAGTTCTAACCAACTCAGTCTTCCCAAACTCCAATCTCTATTGCTTCATCTTAGCAAAACtgctgtgcattttttttttttttttttgaagtttcactcttgggttgcccaggctggagtgcaatggagcaatctcggttcactataacctctgcccccccagttcaagcaattcgcctcccgagtagctggcattacaggcgcccaccaccacacccagc contains these protein-coding regions:
- the LOC134732228 gene encoding elongin-A3-like, with protein sequence MAAGSTTLRAVEKLQVRLATKTDPRKLEKYLQKLSALPMTADILAETGIRKAVKRLRKHQQVGDFARDLAARWKKLVLVDRNTGPDPQDPEESASRQRFGEALQDQEKAWGFPENATAPGSPSHSPEHRRTARRTPPGQQRPHPRSPSREPRAERKRPRMAPADSGPQRAPPTRTAPLPMPEGPEPALPGKEPGRGHAHAAQGGPLLGQGCQGQLQGEAVVSHSEGHESSHWASAQKSPPVQESQSERLQAAGADSAGPKTVPSPVFSELWDPSADWMQANYDLLSAFEAMTSQAQPEALSAPTFQEEAAFPGRRVNAKRQVYSGSRPACQLQVLTLRQQCLRVLRNNPDALGDVGGVPYSVLEPVLEAWTPDQLYRREKDNHALARETDELWRIHCLHDFEEEKPQEHESWRELYLRLRDAREQRLRVVTTKIRSARENEPSRRQTKMICFNSAAKTPQDASSRQGKSAGAADPGNGGIKPAPKPAGSSQAPSSQDAGGGSSSSSSVLHRLPEERANPCQSSSNEHAAPAAKTRKQAAKKVAPLMAKAVRDYKRRFSRL